In Plutella xylostella chromosome 27, ilPluXylo3.1, whole genome shotgun sequence, one genomic interval encodes:
- the LOC125490757 gene encoding trypsin-like — protein MSFDNDVAVLVLPTSMSNYRSSSVQPAVIPPGGYVVPDNASVVAVGWGQTDMNCNNSSPLGLRHVGLRKVDRDTCAARFQRLFSYNNMLCAGLLGVGGAGTCMGDSGGPLVYNGVVVGVTSFGVTCGDSFYPHVFTRVSSYTVWINNTVRQNQVHNSAAAADANSSLMLLASIWIIYSKN, from the exons ATGAGTTTCGACAACGACGTGGCAGTGTTGGTGCTGCCGACCAGTATGAGCAACTACCGGAGCAGCTCGGTGCAGCCAGCCGTCATCCCTCCGGGGGGGTATGTGGTCCCGGACAACGCGTCTGTGGTAGCTGTCGGGTGGGGACAGACTGAT ATGAACTGCAACAACTCAAGCCCCCTCGGCCTGCGGCACGTGGGGCTGCGCAAGGTGGACCGAGACACCTGCGCCGCGCGTTTTCAGAGATTATTCTCATACAACAACATGCTCTGCGCGGGGCTGCTTGGTGTTGGAG GAGCCGGTACTTGCATGGGTGACTCCGGTGGTCCCCTGGTGTACAACGGGGTGGTGGTGGGGGTGACCTCATTTGGGGTGACATGCGGCGATTCCTTCTATCCTCACGTGTTTACACGCGTCTCTAGCTACACCGTCTGGATCAACAACACT GTACGCCAAAACCAGGTCCACAACTCCGCCGCGGCGGCCGACGCCAACTCCAGTCTGATGCTACTCGCCTCAATATGGATAATATATTCCAAAAACtga
- the LOC105385439 gene encoding uncharacterized protein LOC105385439 isoform X1, translating to MFCTTCNVVVPSYAAHKKSNIHKSNSLIRSEFDNVLIIATAFKNRILSYRVNPSTSCLSPELFLLNIKDTVCNLIKKSLVAHRAIKINFELYVSYTLPKNEETSIKSFNTSYEALFENSDISSVYCNSAEKLVTKCSEFELSESGWTIDSISHLEVNINKYNPLRAGSFVKLPAKISRTKACLNIQNKDEHCFLWSIMAHLYPAKNNPVRVRMYPHYSKVLNTAGMTFPPSFEDIKLFEKLNPDISINVYGLETNSDVVGPLFKTSSRKLTHVNLLYIDNGGKGHYCLIKNFDRLVRNQLTQHKCKIFLCDECFIYFNSEKKLCDHNCARVKTTLPPEGSKISFSNVDKTQRIPIVIYGDFESLLHEYNDKNKSEHVENIQKHEATCFAYYICCKSNPALNEYVSYRGARCAKKFVETISNDVKRLYQILSVAQPMLPLSQEEKTSFDNANTCYFCEKNFSRDEIKVADHDHFTGKYRGPSHKSCNLKAKVCPFIPIIFHNLSGYDCHLFINELSSIIGRVNLIPKNKEKFISFTKFIPIDAKNVAQLKFIDSFNFLSSGLDKLAKTLSSSDFINLRKYFKDQYLFDLVRRKGIYCYDYVNSWDRYSENQLPERKHFFSKLNSEDVSEEDYKHALNVWQSFNIKNIGEYTDLYLKCDVLLLCDIFEKFRSMSLKYYQLDPCYYISSPSLSWDAMLKFTKVELDLISDLEMYQMIENGIRGGLAQCSLRYAKANNKYLPHYDKNEPNSFLIYLDCVNLYGFAMMKKLPTSNFHFLNDFEIQKFNILNHSADDNQGFILEVDLSYPANIHKEHSDLPFAPEKLVPAGGTTSKLIANLYDKHHYIIHYVHLKECLKHGLKLLKIHKILAFDQKVFLEPYISLNTSLRQKATSDFEKDFFKKQNNSIFGKTIENKRKQVDVKLVTVWKDVCNNTNKLCGAEKYISAPNFKNLAIISENLVAIHLQRTHVILDRPIYIGFSVLELAKTHLYRFHYSFMKPFYDKRIQLCYTDTDSFLYLIYTNDFYEDMKDNIQYFDTSNFEQNNIYKIPPKNMKIPGYFKDELGGEIISEFVGLRAKLYFIDTCKNSIKKAKGIKKSVTKKL from the coding sequence atgttttgcaCAACTTGTAATGTGGTCGTACCAAGTTATGCAGCGcataaaaaatctaacatTCATAAATCCAACAGTTTAATCAGATCCGAATTCGATAATGTGTTAATAATAGCCACGGCTTTTAAAAATCGAATTTTGAGCTATAGAGTCAATCCATCAACATCGTGCTTATCGCCAGaactatttttgttaaatataaaaGATACTGTCTGTAATCTTATCAAAAAATCTTTGGTAGCACATAGAGCAATAAAAATTAACTTTGAGCTTTATGTCTCTTATACTTTGCCGAAAAACGAGGAAACGtcaataaaatctttcaaCACAAGTTATGAGGCTctttttgaaaattcagaTATTTCATCTGTTTATTGCAACTCAGCAGAAAAACTTGTTACCAAATGTTCCGAGTTTGAACTTTCAGAGTCTGGTTGGACGATTGATTCTATAAGCCATTTAGaggtaaacataaataaatacaatccCTTGAGAGCTGGATCTTTCGTTAAACTACCGGCGAAAATAAGCAGAACTAAAGCttgtttaaatattcaaaataaggACGAACATTGTTTCTTGTGGAGTATAATGGCTCATTTATATCCCGCGAAAAATAACCCAGTTAGAGTAAGAATGTATCCCCATTATTCCAAAGTGTTAAACACTGCGGGAATGACTTTCCCACCAAGTTTTGaggacattaaattatttgagAAATTAAATCCTGACATAAGTATTAATGTTTACGGCCTAGAAACGAACAGTGATGTCGTTGGACCACTATTTAAAACTTCATCACGTAAACTTACTCACGTAAATTTGCTATATATTGATAACGGTGGAAAAGGACATTATTGTCTGATCAAAAACTTTGATAGACTTGTTCGTAACCAACTTACGCAgcataaatgtaaaatatttttatgcgatgaatgttttatttattttaattcagaAAAAAAGCTTTGTGATCATAACTGTGCAAGAGTAAAAACTACATTGCCCCCGGAAGGCAGTAAGATATCATTTTCAAACGTAGATAAGACGCAACGAATTCCAATAGTTATTTACGGGGACTTTGAAAGTTTACTTCATGAGTACAATGACAAGAACAAATCTGAACATGTAGAAAACATTCAAAAACATGAAGCTACTTGTTTTGCATATTACATCTGCTGTAAATCTAACCCGGCATTAAATGAGTATGTTTCATATCGCGGGGCCCGCTGTGCTAAAAAATTTGTGGAAACTATTTCAAATGATGTTAAAAGATTGTATCAGATATTGTCAGTCGCGCAACCTATGTTGCCTTTAAGCCAAGAGGAAAAAACATCCTTTGATAACGCAAATACGTGCTATTTCTGTGAAAAAAACTTTTCGCGCGATGAAATTAAAGTAGCAGACCATGATCATTTCACTGGTAAATATCGAGGTCCTAGCCACAAGTCGTGTAACTTAAAAGCTAAAGTTTGTCCTTTCATTCccataatatttcataatttatcgGGTTATGATTGCCATTTATTCATTAATGAACTGTCAAGTATAATAGGACGTGTTAATCTCATTcctaaaaataaagaaaaattcATTTCCTTTACTAAGTTTATACCTATTGACGCAAAAAATGTGGCTCAGCTAAAATTCATAgattcttttaattttttgagCTCTGGTTTAGATAAACTAGCCAAAACACTAAGTTCTAGTGACTTTATAAACCTACGTAAATATTTCAAAGATCAATATTTGTTCGATTTGGTTCGTCGCAAAGGAATTTATTGCTATGATTATGTCAATTCATGGGACCGTTATAGTGAGAACCAGCTTCCCGAGCGAAAACACTTCTTTAGTAAACTTAATTCTGAAGATGTGTCCGAAGAAGATTATAAGCATGCGTTGAATGTGTGGCAATcctttaatattaaaaatattggaGAGTATACGgatctttatttaaaatgtgatGTGCTATTGTTATgcgatatttttgaaaaatttcGTAGTAtgagtttaaaatattatcaattGGATCCATGCTACTATATCTCATCTCCATCATTAAGTTGGGATGCGATGTTAAAATTCACAAAAGTTGAATTAGATTTAATATCGGATTTagaaatgtatcaaatgattGAAAATGGAATACGAGGTGGCTTGGCGCAGTGTTCCCTAAGATATGCAAAGGCTAATAACAAATACTTACCACATTATGATAAAAATGAACCAAACTCATTTCTAATTTACTTGGATTGCGTAAATTTATACGGATTTGCGATGATGAAAAAGCTTCCAACAagtaattttcattttttaaatgattttgaaatacagaaatttaatattttaaatcatagTGCTGATGATAATCAAGGATTTATACTAGAGGTGGATCTCAGCTACCCAGCTAATATCCATAAAGAGCACTCTGATTTGCCATTTGCGCCTGAAAAGTTAGTTCCCGCCGGCGGTACAACTAGCAAACTTATTGCTAATTTATATGATAaacatcattatattattcattatgTTCACCTAAAAGAATGCCTGAAACAtggattaaaattattaaagatACATAAAATACTAGCGTTTGATCAGAAAGTATTTTTAGAACCCTATATTTCGCTAAATACATCCCTTCGTCAAAAGGCCACCTCGGATTTTGAAAAAGACttctttaaaaaacaaaacaattcaatattcggaaaaacaatagaaaataaacGGAAACAAGTCGATGTTAAATTAGTTACAGTGTGGAAAGATGTTTGCAACAATACAAATAAACTTTGCGgtgcagaaaaatatataagcgctccgaattttaaaaatttagcGATTATATCTGAGAACCTGGTGGCCATTCATTTACAGCGAACACATGTTATTTTAGACAGACCAATATACATCGGTTTTTCTGTTCTCGAATTAGCCAAAACTCATTTGTATAGATTTCACTATTCCTTTATGAAACCTTTTTATGACAAACGTATACAATTATGCTATACAGACACAGATAGCTTTCTTTACTTGATATATACGAATGACTTTTATGAAGATATGAAAGATAATATACAATACTTTGATACCAGTAACTTCgagcaaaataatatttacaaaatacctcccaaaaatatgaaaataccTGGGTATTTTAAGGATGAATTGGGTGGAGAAATAATTTCGGAATTCGTTGGCTTAAGAgctaagttatattttatagacACATGTAAAAACAGTATTAAAAAAGCAAAAGGAATTAAAAAATctgtaacaaaaaaactttaa
- the LOC105385439 gene encoding uncharacterized protein LOC105385439 isoform X2, whose protein sequence is MAHWSQNPFWADEDIFASSSTNPASNQKKEKKKEPAKRGKASSKSSAPPPAASVAPRDLFACGSDTEPEEPIPATQPSAVKRKRAVFPDSEDEATNVVPGKCSRAAVPATQLRSFFTQRTASGYSTQRDPLKRGEYFIELRVYNTAEAEKLQDEKWRHPILAIKVGADTNSSVWRATSRLVQATREDFAHIQPIIYPNCYSY, encoded by the exons AT GGCTCACTGGTCGCAAAATCCGTTTTGGGCAGACGAGGATATCTTCGCATCCAGCTCTACCAATCCTGCCTCGAACcagaaaaaagaaaagaagaaagaaCCAGCAAAACGCGGTAAAGCTAGTTCCAAGAGCtcagcgccgccgcccgctgcGAGCGTCGCCCCGCGAGACCTGTTCGCCTGCGGCTCCGACACCGAGCCCGAGGAGCCCATCCCGGCAACGCAGCCCTCGGCCGTTAAACGCAAGCGTGCTGTTTTTCCTGATTCCGag GACGAAGCAACAAACGTTGTTCCAGGCAAATGCAGTCGCGCGGCGGTGCCTGCAACACAACTACGCAGCTTCTTTACGCAGAGGACTGCTTCTGGGTACAGCACTCAGCGAGATCCCCTCAAGCGAGGCGAATATTTTATTGAGCTGCGCGTTTATAACACAGCGGAAGCGGAGAAACTCCAGGATGAGAAGTGGCGTCATCCAATCCTTGCTATAAAAGTAGGCGCGGATACTAACAGTAGCGTGTGGCGCGCGACGAGTCGTCTAGTTCAAGCGACTCGGGAAGATTTTGCTCATATTCAGCCCATCATTTACCCCAACTGCTATTCATATTAG